The DNA region GTAACACTAGTCATGGTGAACAAATTGGCCAAAAACTCCATGATGGCTGTCCCTGTCTGATGCCTGTGCTGAGGTACCCTGAAGAGCTCTGTAAGGAGCTTACTCAGAGGCCTTTTTGACAATCTTTCCATAGCTAGACTTCATAATTCCCTGGAATGGATCTAAAGTTTCTTCCAAGATGTAAGTCCACTAGCTATGTATCGGCTCTGTGTGTGGACAGCCTGTTAATTGAGGATTTTAGGGCCTAAGTGTAAAGCTACAGTAAGTAGTCAGCTCACTCTTGAGAAACTGATTAACCCTGGGCGAGAGCGAGTCAGTCAGTGTCTCTCAAGTGTGGCCTTGTCTTCACGCAGAAATGAAGATGTGCTTGAATGACACATTAGGGTTAACTGAGATGACCTGTATAAAACTCAGAGCGCTGTGGCTCAGCCAGAAGTTAATCTCCCTTGTCTTTGAAATTGTGTAGCCATTTTTAGTGAAGCACATACCATTCTGCACCCAGAGCTGTACAAGCCCAGTATTGTGCTCAGCACAGAGTCCTTTGGAAATAACTCCTTTTTTTGTTGCAGCAGTGTTGAAGTCTTTCAAGTGCAGTCCTGCCGTGTGACAGAAGATGGAAGTGTGTCAGGAATTGCGGAAACCAGCGATAAGCCTGGAGTGTGGGCACTGCAGTTTCAGAGGCACCGATTACGAGAATGTGCAGCTCCACATGGGCACCATCCATCCTGAATTCTGTGATGATATGGATGCTGGAGGACTGGGCAAGCTGATCTTTTACCAGAAGAGTGCAAAGCTCTTCCACTGCCATAAGTGCTTCTTCACTAGCAAGCTGTACTCCAATGTGTACTACCATATCACATCCAAACACGCAGCCTCAGACAAGTGGAGTGACCAGCCAAAGGAGCAGCTGAGCAAAGAGACAGAGGCTGGGAAAAGCCCTTCCCTTCCTGAACATCAGAACCCAGCCTTTGACCCAGCAGAAGTGAGGCCCACTCCAGCCCTCCccatagaaacacagaaaactAGCCCGAGTTTGTCTCCAGAGTCTCAAGCGTCTGTTCCTCCAGTTCTGGAGCCTCAGAGCTCTGCTCCTGTTAGTTCGCCTGAGCCACAAGCCCCTTGTCTTCCTGCTGAGGCCTCAAAAACTGCTCCTGTTTCTTCCCCCGAGTGTCTAGACCCACCCTGTGAGCTGCCTGAGCTGGAGAAGCCTGAGAGAGTCCCTTCTCCTGAGTCAGTAAAGTCTGCTCTTGTCAGCTCCAAACCCCCAAAGCACTCTCCCTTTGCAGACACAGGGGCTCCGCCTTCAGCCTTGTCTCCAGAATCACCAGTTCTGGCCACTTCTCCTGAACCTTGGGGGCCATCCCTCACTGCATCTCCAGAGTCTCGGAAGCCAGCGAGGACTGCCTCACCTGAGCCAAGGAAGCCATCCCCATCAGAGTCTCCTGAACTTTGGAAGCCATTCCCTGCCATCACTTCCGAGCCTCGGAGACCAACCCCAGCAGTATCACCAGGTTCCTGGAAGCCAGGGCCACCTGGTTCTCCTAGGCCTTGGAAATCCAGTCCTTCAGCAACATCAGGACCATGGAAGTCATCTAAACCTGTTCCACCTATGTCTCCTGGACCTTGGAAGCCAATACCTTCTGTGTCACCTGGGCCTTGGAAACCTGCTCCATCTATGTCCACTGCATCCTGGAAGTCTTCAGTCTCATCTGGTTCCTGGAAATCGCCACCCACATCTCCGGAGTCATGGAAGTCTGGTCCGCCTGAACTCCGAAAGACAGCCCTCCCCTTGTCACCTGAGCATTGGAAGGCAGTGCCCCCTGTGTCCCCTGAGCTCCGCAGACCAGGCCCACCACTCTCCCCAGAGATCCGAAGTCCTGCAGGTTCTCCAGAGCTCAGGAAGCCTTCAGGGTCACCAGACCTTTGGAAGCTTTCTCCTGACCAGCGGAAACCTTCTCCTGCTTCACTTGATTTCCCTGAGCCCCAGAAAAGTTCTTGTGGTAGTTCTGATCTCTGGAAGTCTTCCTTCATTATGGAGTCTCAGAAAGCTAACGTCTTCTCTGAGACGAGGAAACATGCTGCTTCTGGCTCCTCTGAGTCACCACAGGTAGCCCCAGACATATGGAAGCCTGTCTTGTCTATGGATGCTGAGCCGAGGAAGTCCACACTGTTTCCTGAGCCCACCAAAGCagtcctgcctgcttctcctgagCCACGGAAACGTGCACTTTTCCCAGAGTCCCGGAAGCATGTACTTTTACCTGAGCTTCCCAAATCCGCTGTGTTCTCAGATGCCCAGAAGGCCACTGAGCTTAGTGAGGAAATACAACTTGAAGCTGTGGATGATGCAAAATGTGATAGTCTGGTCCAGGAGGGGCTTCTGGCCACATCCAAGAAACTGTTAGACGATGCTTTATCTCCTCCTTcaaagaagctcaagaaggaCAGCCAGGAGAACTCCGATGCTGAGCTCAGTAGCAGTGAAT from Mastomys coucha isolate ucsf_1 unplaced genomic scaffold, UCSF_Mcou_1 pScaffold22, whole genome shotgun sequence includes:
- the Champ1 gene encoding chromosome alignment-maintaining phosphoprotein 1, yielding MEVCQELRKPAISLECGHCSFRGTDYENVQLHMGTIHPEFCDDMDAGGLGKLIFYQKSAKLFHCHKCFFTSKLYSNVYYHITSKHAASDKWSDQPKEQLSKETEAGKSPSLPEHQNPAFDPAEVRPTPALPIETQKTSPSLSPESQASVPPVLEPQSSAPVSSPEPQAPCLPAEASKTAPVSSPECLDPPCELPELEKPERVPSPESVKSALVSSKPPKHSPFADTGAPPSALSPESPVLATSPEPWGPSLTASPESRKPARTASPEPRKPSPSESPELWKPFPAITSEPRRPTPAVSPGSWKPGPPGSPRPWKSSPSATSGPWKSSKPVPPMSPGPWKPIPSVSPGPWKPAPSMSTASWKSSVSSGSWKSPPTSPESWKSGPPELRKTALPLSPEHWKAVPPVSPELRRPGPPLSPEIRSPAGSPELRKPSGSPDLWKLSPDQRKPSPASLDFPEPQKSSCGSSDLWKSSFIMESQKANVFSETRKHAASGSSESPQVAPDIWKPVLSMDAEPRKSTLFPEPTKAVLPASPEPRKRALFPESRKHVLLPELPKSAVFSDAQKATELSEEIQLEAVDDAKCDSLVQEGLLATSKKLLDDALSPPSKKLKKDSQENSDAELSSSEYIRTDLDTLDMKGQESSSDQEQVDVESIDFSKENKMEMGSTEQAKNVLQFTEEKEAFISEEEIAKYMKRGKGKYYCKICCCRAMKKGAVLHHLVNKHNVHSPYKCTICGKAFLLESLLKNHVAAHGQSLLKCPRCNFESNFPRGFKKHLTHCQSRHNEEVNKKLMETLEAPLEEPQI